In one ANME-2 cluster archaeon genomic region, the following are encoded:
- a CDS encoding rubrerythrin family protein, which translates to MTTQNNLKEAFAGESQANRKYLAFAEKAEQEGYSQVAKLFRAVAEAETVHAMNHLRVMDAIGSTADNLKTAIAGEDDEFQKMYPDFIKEAEEEKASDAIIVSFDVANKVEEIHSGLYNEALDNLGKNKEVEYYVCQICGNTVKNNPPDKCPICNAPKEMFKKID; encoded by the coding sequence ATGACAACACAAAATAACTTAAAAGAAGCTTTTGCAGGAGAATCCCAGGCGAATAGAAAATACCTTGCTTTTGCAGAAAAAGCTGAGCAGGAAGGATATTCCCAAGTGGCAAAACTGTTCAGGGCAGTTGCAGAAGCCGAGACCGTCCATGCAATGAACCACTTGCGGGTGATGGATGCAATAGGCAGTACTGCCGATAACCTGAAAACTGCGATCGCTGGTGAGGATGATGAGTTCCAGAAGATGTATCCCGACTTTATTAAAGAGGCAGAAGAAGAAAAGGCATCAGATGCAATAATCGTGAGTTTTGATGTAGCTAATAAGGTTGAAGAGATCCATTCCGGTCTCTATAATGAAGCTTTGGATAATCTCGGAAAGAACAAGGAAGTTGAATATTATGTTTGCCAGATATGTGGCAATACAGTAAAGAACAACCCGCCCGATAAGTGTCCTATCTGTAATGCACCAAAAGAAATGTTCAAGAAGATCGACTGA
- a CDS encoding FprA family A-type flavoprotein — protein MSKLTIIYGTGTGNTGRMAKAIEEGAKGAGVEVTINKIDKDTLVDIENADAIAIGSATYKGAAMPTVINYVKAMADQPIKGKVGVAFGSYGWSGEAANVISKMLEGYEMDVIKPNLRIKRQPSDDGIEECKKLGNQIADMINK, from the coding sequence ATGTCTAAACTGACAATAATATACGGGACCGGCACCGGTAATACCGGCAGGATGGCAAAGGCTATTGAAGAAGGAGCAAAGGGTGCAGGAGTGGAAGTAACTATTAACAAAATAGATAAAGATACTCTGGTTGATATTGAAAATGCAGATGCTATAGCAATAGGTTCTGCTACATATAAGGGGGCAGCCATGCCCACCGTTATCAATTATGTTAAGGCAATGGCAGACCAACCAATTAAGGGAAAGGTCGGGGTTGCTTTCGGATCATATGGCTGGAGCGGAGAAGCAGCTAATGTTATAAGTAAAATGCTGGAAGGCTATGAGATGGATGTTATTAAGCCCAACCTGAGAATTAAACGCCAGCCTTCCGATGATGGTATTGAAGAATGTAAGAAATTAGGAAATCAAATTGCAGATATGATCAATAAATAA
- a CDS encoding FprA family A-type flavoprotein: protein MSKLAVVYLSTTGNTKSMADAIADGARSRNVDVDIKSFYDWEPEEAAAADAIAIGSSTFHYTMLPPIEKFVDAMVGAGAKGKDGAAFGSYGWSGEAPIMIAEKMRIGGMNVLDPVLRVQYKPNEKDLKECNRLGKDLAEKIKK, encoded by the coding sequence ATGTCAAAACTTGCAGTAGTATATCTAAGTACAACAGGCAATACTAAGTCAATGGCTGATGCCATAGCAGATGGTGCCAGATCAAGGAATGTGGATGTGGATATAAAGAGTTTCTATGATTGGGAACCCGAAGAGGCCGCGGCTGCCGATGCCATAGCCATTGGATCATCCACATTTCATTATACCATGCTTCCACCTATAGAAAAATTCGTAGATGCGATGGTAGGGGCCGGAGCAAAAGGAAAAGACGGAGCTGCTTTTGGTTCGTATGGATGGAGCGGTGAAGCTCCCATAATGATCGCTGAGAAGATGCGAATTGGTGGCATGAATGTACTAGATCCTGTATTGAGAGTTCAGTATAAGCCAAATGAAAAGGATCTCAAGGAATGTAACCGGCTGGGTAAGGATCTGGCAGAAAAGATCAAAAAGTAA
- the afpA gene encoding archaeoflavoprotein AfpA, which translates to MLRIAWGITGCGDQIEETFAIMKDLSGRYDLDIKVYLSKNGELVMKWYKLWQDLNKMFPKPKVEVGANSPFIAGEMQMGKFDLFLLCPMSANTTAKIAYGIADSLLTNAVSQAAKARLPIYLYPADQYVGSISTILPDGKELTLYTRNVDIENANRLKRMQGVTVLEQINEIENVVKRHDLKTKGNN; encoded by the coding sequence ATGCTAAGGATCGCATGGGGAATCACAGGATGTGGCGACCAGATAGAAGAGACCTTTGCGATCATGAAGGATCTCTCTGGTCGATATGATCTGGATATTAAGGTATATCTCTCAAAGAATGGGGAACTTGTGATGAAATGGTACAAGTTATGGCAGGATCTGAATAAGATGTTTCCAAAACCAAAGGTTGAGGTTGGAGCCAACTCTCCATTCATTGCAGGGGAGATGCAGATGGGTAAGTTCGATCTGTTCCTTCTATGCCCGATGAGTGCAAATACCACAGCAAAGATCGCATATGGAATTGCAGACTCTCTGCTGACAAATGCTGTATCTCAGGCAGCAAAAGCAAGATTACCTATATATTTATATCCTGCTGATCAATATGTGGGAAGTATCTCGACAATACTTCCGGATGGTAAGGAATTGACTTTGTATACGAGGAATGTGGATATTGAGAATGCAAATCGATTAAAGCGGATGCAGGGTGTTACTGTGCTTGAGCAGATCAATGAGATTGAGAATGTTGTAAAGAGGCATGATCTGAAGACAAAAGGAAATAATTGA
- a CDS encoding catalase, translating into MQFAEVEQAAFCPAAIVPGIEFSADKLLQGRTFSYTDTQRYRLVTNYLQLPINRPRVPVNNNQRDGAMWTGEFSGHVNYEPNSLDPDAPGEALAGKPYMHSIEGEVMRQKIRLTNDFIQAGERYRSLNKMDQEHLVDNLTADLLSINRPIQQRVVDNLTNADSEFGRLVAEGLKL; encoded by the coding sequence GTGCAATTTGCTGAGGTTGAGCAGGCTGCTTTCTGTCCCGCCGCAATCGTTCCCGGAATTGAGTTTTCTGCAGATAAGTTACTCCAGGGGCGGACCTTCTCCTACACTGATACGCAGCGCTACCGGCTGGTAACAAACTACCTGCAGCTGCCCATCAACCGACCCAGAGTGCCGGTCAATAACAATCAGCGCGATGGAGCCATGTGGACAGGGGAATTCAGCGGGCATGTCAATTATGAGCCAAATAGTTTAGACCCGGATGCCCCAGGGGAAGCTCTGGCAGGCAAGCCATATATGCACAGCATAGAAGGAGAAGTGATGCGACAGAAGATCAGACTCACCAATGATTTCATTCAGGCTGGAGAGAGATATCGGTCTTTGAACAAGATGGACCAGGAACATCTGGTGGATAACCTCACCGCAGATCTATTGAGCATTAACAGACCGATCCAGCAGCGGGTAGTTGATAACCTGACCAATGCTGATTCTGAGTTTGGCAGATTAGTAGCCGAGGGTCTGAAACTCTGA
- a CDS encoding SufD family Fe-S cluster assembly protein — translation MRKGMSEDNGPDIGKYTLKAEKHNAKDLPEIEDKYKQAFLDVGYDPQGEERSGSFLQVDHSVLCSKVMQEGVEIMSTTDALEKYSWLSDYWWHAVAPDKDVYTQQVDKKQTQGYFLRTLPGVKTTYPLQSCLFIGQEGLSQNVHNIVIAEEGSELHIITGCSVAEMVQSALHLGVSEFYVKKNAKITFTMIHNWAPEVEVRPRSGIIVEENGVFIGNYVCLDPVKDLQMYPVTYCGKNARATSQSIIYASKDSKIDIGSKMVLSGENSRAEIISRTVATDHADVTARGILSGSAPNVKAHLECIGLMLSDNARIYSVPELEATVKDAELSHEAAVGRISEEEIAYLTARGLSEEEAAGAIVRGFLNVDIEGLPAALGAQVRQMIRMSAEALE, via the coding sequence ATGCGTAAGGGAATGTCAGAAGACAATGGACCGGATATAGGGAAATATACCCTGAAGGCAGAAAAACATAACGCAAAAGACCTACCTGAGATTGAAGATAAGTATAAACAAGCCTTTTTAGATGTTGGGTATGATCCGCAAGGGGAAGAACGCTCAGGGTCATTCCTGCAAGTTGATCATTCTGTTCTGTGCTCAAAGGTGATGCAGGAAGGTGTCGAGATCATGAGCACTACTGATGCCCTTGAGAAATATTCGTGGCTCTCAGATTACTGGTGGCATGCGGTTGCTCCTGATAAGGATGTCTATACGCAGCAGGTTGATAAAAAACAGACACAGGGATACTTCCTGCGAACACTTCCTGGTGTTAAAACCACTTATCCATTGCAGTCATGCCTGTTCATCGGACAGGAAGGATTATCGCAGAATGTGCACAACATCGTCATTGCCGAAGAGGGGTCTGAGCTGCATATCATCACTGGCTGCTCGGTTGCAGAAATGGTTCAATCTGCGCTGCACCTCGGTGTCTCTGAATTTTATGTAAAGAAAAATGCCAAGATCACATTCACTATGATCCATAACTGGGCGCCTGAGGTAGAGGTACGTCCGAGAAGCGGCATCATTGTTGAAGAGAATGGTGTGTTTATCGGCAATTATGTTTGCCTGGATCCGGTTAAGGATCTGCAGATGTATCCGGTCACATATTGTGGAAAAAATGCAAGAGCAACTTCCCAGAGTATTATCTATGCATCAAAAGATTCAAAGATCGACATTGGCTCAAAAATGGTGCTAAGTGGCGAGAACAGCAGGGCGGAGATCATTTCACGCACGGTTGCAACAGACCATGCTGATGTTACAGCCCGTGGTATTCTTAGCGGGTCTGCGCCAAATGTGAAGGCTCACCTTGAATGCATCGGCCTGATGCTCTCTGATAATGCACGGATCTATTCTGTGCCTGAACTTGAAGCGACCGTTAAGGATGCTGAACTCTCGCACGAAGCAGCGGTCGGGCGCATATCAGAGGAAGAGATTGCATACCTTACAGCACGGGGTCTGTCAGAAGAGGAAGCTGCGGGTGCGATCGTACGCGGATTCTTAAATGTGGATATTGAAGGATTACCGGCAGCTCTTGGTGCGCAGGTACGTCAGATGATCAGGATGAGCGCTGAGGCGCTGGAATGA
- a CDS encoding ABC transporter ATP-binding protein, with protein sequence MLEIRSLDLEVDGRPVLKDLNLTIKEGESHVLLGPNGSGKTSLLLGILGFPKYKVTGGSIIFKGDDITGLSTAERVKLGMGIAFQHPPVIRGIKLGEMVNLCKGDTSQQITQQTRSLAKKLHFSDEFLERDVNAGFSGGEIKRSEIMQLMAQDPDFVMLDEPDSGVDIENMELIGDMIGELLHRRIRPSKRTASGLIITHLATITNYIEVDWAHVMLNGMIACSGNPNRIISDIMKGGYKKCVRECQKTMDRI encoded by the coding sequence GATTTAGAGGTCGATGGAAGACCTGTACTAAAAGACCTCAACCTTACGATCAAAGAAGGAGAATCCCACGTACTTCTCGGTCCGAATGGATCAGGAAAGACATCCCTCTTACTTGGCATACTTGGTTTTCCAAAATACAAGGTGACAGGCGGCAGTATTATATTTAAGGGTGATGACATCACCGGCCTTTCAACTGCTGAACGGGTAAAACTTGGAATGGGCATTGCATTCCAGCACCCACCTGTAATACGCGGCATCAAACTGGGCGAAATGGTAAATCTTTGCAAAGGTGATACATCCCAACAGATAACCCAGCAAACCCGATCTCTTGCAAAAAAGCTGCATTTCTCAGATGAATTCCTGGAAAGGGATGTGAATGCTGGTTTTTCAGGAGGCGAGATCAAACGGTCTGAAATAATGCAGTTAATGGCACAAGACCCGGATTTTGTAATGCTCGATGAACCTGATTCAGGAGTGGACATTGAAAATATGGAACTGATCGGAGATATGATCGGTGAACTGCTGCATAGACGGATCCGTCCGAGCAAACGAACCGCATCCGGGCTGATCATCACACATCTTGCAACCATCACTAACTATATAGAGGTTGACTGGGCGCATGTTATGCTCAATGGTATGATCGCGTGTTCCGGAAACCCGAACCGGATCATTAGCGATATTATGAAAGGAGGTTACAAGAAATGCGTAAGGGAATGTCAGAAGACAATGGACCGGATATAG